From a region of the Triticum aestivum cultivar Chinese Spring chromosome 7D, IWGSC CS RefSeq v2.1, whole genome shotgun sequence genome:
- the LOC123163932 gene encoding anthranilate O-methyltransferase 2-like, whose protein sequence is MKMDSDFHMAKGEGETSYVKNSTHQKKALIRTKPVLEKAVIEVCMDLLHPTMTVVDLGCSLGENTLIFVSNVIEAICCNHGKLRGNLVELQVFLNDLPGNDFNRVFQSLEQFKESITVTHKLEAPPPFYIAGLPGSFYTKLFPRHSVHLFHSSYCLHWRSELPDGFAAKREMYLNKGNIYIARTTPPSVVKLYQEHFEKDMSLFLKLRYEELVLGGQMVLTFLGRKTEDVYNGDMNQLYGLIAQSLEYLVEEGLLERGKLNSFNLPFYGPSLTEVKMVIKQSGLFDINHVELFESNWDPCDNSESNEVHDPLRSGMNVSKSLRAVMEPLFTSHFGESVLDILFEKFAYNVTEHLAREKTKYSIIVLSLKRK, encoded by the exons ATGAAGATGGACAGCGATTTCCATATGGCCAAGGGAGAAGGAGAGACCAGCTATGTCAAGAACTCTACCCATCAG AAGAAAGCTTTGATTCGGACTAAGCCGGTGCTCGAAAAGGCGGTGATAGAAGTGTGCATGGATTTGCTCCACCCAACAATGACAGTTGTTGACCTAGGCTGCTCTTTAGGTGAAAACACACTCATCTTTGTCTCCAACGTGATCGAAGCAATATGCTGCAATCATGGCAAGCTTCGTGGCAACCTCGTGGAGCTCCAAGTCTTCCTCAATGATCTACCAGGAAACGACTTCAACCGTGTGTTCCAGTCACTTGAGCAGTTCAAGGAGTCAATTACAGTAACTCATAAGCTAGAAGCACCGCCACCTTTTTATATTGCCGGGCTACCGGGCTCCTTCTACACCAAGCTTTTTCCTCGTCACAGTGTTCATCTGTTTCACTCATCATATTGCCTTCATTGGCGCTCTGAG CTCCCGGATGGATTTGCGGCCAAGAGAGAAATGTATCTAAAcaaaggaaacatttatattgcgAGGACTACACCACCATCTGTAGTTAAATTATACCAGGAGCATTTTGAGAAGGATATGTCGTTGTTCCTCAAGCTACGATATGAAGAACTGGTGCTCGGCGGACAAATGGTACTGACATTTCTTGGGAGAAAAACAGAGGACGTCTACAATGGAGATATGAACCAGCTCTATGGATTAATTGCACAATCTTTGGAATATCTTGTTGAAGAG GGCCTCCTAGAGAGGGGAAAACTCAACTCCTTTAACCTACCCTTTTATGGTCCATCACTAACTGAAGTCAAGATGGTGATCAAGCAAAGTGGACTATTCGACATAAATCACGTCGAATTGTTCGAATCCAACTGGGATCCTTGCGACAACTCGGAAAGCAATGAAGTGCACGACCCCCTCCGAAGCGGCATGAATGTGTCCAAGAGTTTGAGGGCAGTGATGGAGCCCCTTTTTACAAGCCATTTTGGTGAATCTGTGCTCGACATACTCTTCGAAAAATTCGCGTACAATGTCACGGAACACCTTGCGAGGGAGAAGACAAAATATTCCATCATTGTTCTGTCCTTGAAAAGAAAATAA